A single window of Falco rusticolus isolate bFalRus1 chromosome 6, bFalRus1.pri, whole genome shotgun sequence DNA harbors:
- the RFX6 gene encoding DNA-binding protein RFX6, translating to MAKGPEPEGAFLRLPAAQAASPAAQEDCYADLVGRGLLPYAEEELCAAAGAERGHPEPALPAGIKSETHFNIEGLSSEEDADTRDGALKPADRSPSTKKSVTQMMKDKKKQTQLTLQWLEENYIVCEGVCLPRCILYAHYLDFCRKEKLEPACAATFGKTIRQKFPLLTTRRLGTRGHSKYHYYGIGIKESSAYYHSVYSGKGLTRFSGSKLKNEGGFTRKYSLSSKTGTLLPEFPSAQHLLLQGCISEDKVDTLIMMYKTHCQCVLDNAINGNFEEIQHFLLHFWQGMPDHLLPLLENPIIVDIFCVCDSILYKVLTDVLIPATMQEMPESLLADIRNFAKNWEQWVISSLENLPENLTDKKLPIARRFVSSLKRQTSFLHLAQIARPALFDQHVVNSMVSDIEKVDLNSIGSQALLAVSGSTDSDGEVYSEYDSITVFQELKDLLKKNATVESFIEWLDTVVEQRVIKASKQNGRSLKKRAQDFLLKWSFFGARVMHNLTLNNASSFGSFHLIRMLLDEYILLAMETQFNNDKEQELQNLLDKYMKNLDASKATFTASPSSCFLANRNKAAPLPSDTSVKNECLAEQTYVSVSASQSSGVPSGLNPFTTEDNENTQLTGQMELSQSTGHLMTPPISPAMVSRGSVINQGPMAVRPPSVGPVLSTHSQCSSYSEPLYQTLSQTNQNYYGNNSNYQAMFRTQAHSTSGVYHHRAEHSRFNALSEQQFSRDYFSNSCAVSPYNARSPSSYGPSPMSQDAHNMQFLNTGSFNFLSNSVSACPGAAYPTNASNGYYGNNISYPESHRLGTMVDQHVSVISSVSSIRSLPSYNDIHDPLNILDDSGRKQTGSYYTDSSPSIVCRTPMPSNIQTTSSQCMYGTSGQFPSQENLESHGPPSRDMVSSLPPINTVFMGAAAGGT from the exons ATGGCCAAGGGACCCGAGCCGGAGGGCGCCTTCCTGCGCCTCCCGGCCGCGCAGGCAGCGTCCCCCGCCGCGCAGGAGGATTGCTACGCGGACCTGGTGGGGCGCGGCTTGCTGCCCTACGCCGAGGAGGAGCTGTGTGCCGCGGCGGGCGCCGAGAGAGGGCACCCGGagccggcgctgcccgccggcaTCAAGTCCG AAACACACTTTAACATCGAAGGCCTCTCCTCGGAAGAAGATGCAGATACCCGCGACGGCGCACTAAAACCCGCGGACCGGAGCCCGTCTACGAAGAAGAGCGTCACGCAGATgatgaaggacaagaagaagCAGACGCAGCTTACCCTGCAATG GCTGGAAGAAAACTATATTGTCTGTGAGGGAGTTTGTTTACCAAGATGCATCCTTTATGCACATTATTTagacttctgcagaaaagagaaactggaacctgcctgtgctgcaaCTTTTGGGAAG aCCATTCGCCAGAAATTCCCTCTCCTTACCACAAGGCGGCTTGGAACAAGGGGCCATTCAAA gTATCACTATTATGGAATTGGCATTAAAGAAAGCAGTGCGTACTACCACTCTGTGTATTCTGGAAAAGGCTTAACCAG gttCTCTGGAAGCAAGTTAAAGAATGAG GGTGGCTTCACTCGTAAATACTCTCTGAGTTCCAAAACTGGAACTCTCCTCCCAGAGTTTCCAAGTGCTCAACACCTTTTGCTTCAAGGATGTATTTCTGAAGACAAG GTAGATACTCTTATCATGATGTATAAAACACACTGTCAGTGTGTCCTTGACAATGCAATTAATGGGAACTTTGAAGAG ATTCAGCatttcttactgcatttttgGCAAGGAATGCCTGACCATCTTCTTCCCTTGCTTGAAAATCCCATCATTGTTGAcatcttctgtgtttgtgaCTCGATACTGTATAAG GTCCTTACAGATGTACTTATCCCTGCAACAATGCAAGAAATGCCAGAAAG TTTACTGGCAGATATaagaaattttgcaaaaaacTGGGAACAGTGGGTTATTTCCTCTTTGGAAAATCTGCCAGAAAACCTAACAGATAAGAAACTGCCTATTGCACGAAGATTTGTTTCCTCCCTGAAACGACAGACATCATTCCTACACCTAGCACAG ATTGCTCGGCCAGCCCTTTTTGATCAGCACGTGGTGAATTCCATGGTGTCGGATATTGAAAAAGTTGATTTGAATAGTATTGGCTCTCAGGCACTCCTTGCAGTCTCAGGGAGCACAGACTCTGATGGGGAGGTCTACAGTGAAT ATGACTCTATTACAGTGTTCCAAGAACTGAAGGACCTTCTAAAGAAGAATGCCACTGTGGAATCATTTATTGAATGGTTGGATACTGTGGTTGAGCAAAGGGTTATCAAG GCAAGCAAGCAAAATGGGAGGTCATTAAAGAAAAGAGCTCAAGACTTCCTGCTCAAATGGAGTTTTTTTGGTGCTCGAGTGATGCATAACCTAACTCTAAACAACGCATCAAGTTTTG GTTCTTTTCATTTGATCCGCATGCTACTAGATGAGTACATCCTGCTCGCCATGGAGACACAGTTCAACAATGACAAAGAACAAGAACTCCAGAATCTACTGGACAAATACATGAAGAATTTAG ATGCAAGCAAAGCCACCTTTACTGCATCACCAAGCTCTTGCTTCCTAGCAAATCGTAACAaagctgctcctctgcccagTGACACTTCAGTCAAAAATGAGTGTCTAGCAGAGCAAACCTATGTGTCTGTGTCAGCTAGCCAGTCCAGCGGCGTGCCTTCTGGTCTGAACCCCTTCACCACAGAAGACAATGAGAATACGCAGCTGACAG GTCAGATGGAGCTGTCTCAAAGCACTGGTCACCTGATGACTCCACCCATTTCACCAGCCATGGTCAGCCGGGGAAGTGTTATCAACCAGGGGCCAATGGCTGTAAGACCTCCAAGTGTAGGTCCAGTGTTATCGACACATTCACAGTGCTCTTCCTACTCAGAACCTCTTTATCAGACTTTGTCACAAACTAATCAGAATTACTATGGAAACAATTCCAATTACCAGGCTATGTTCAGAACTCAGGCTCATTCCACTTCAGGTGTTTACCaccacagagcagagcacagtCGATTCAATGCTTTGAGTGAACAGCAATTCTCCAGAGACTACTTCAGCAACAGTTGTGCTGTGTCACCGTACAATGCAAGATCCCCTTCCAGTTATGGTCCCTCACCCATGTCTCAGGACGCACACAATATGCAGTTTTTGAATACTGGGAGTTTCAATTTCTTGAGCAACTCGGTGTCTGCGTGCCCAGGAGCAGCATATCCCACTAATGCTTCCAACG GATATTATGGAAACAATATAAGTTATCCAGAATCTCACAGACTTGGAACAATGGTGGATCAACATGTTTCTGTAATCAGCAGCGTAAGCAGCATTCGGTCATTGCCATCATACAATGATATACATGATCCACTGAACATCCTGGATGACAGcggaagaaaacaaacaggctCATACTACACAGACTCCTCACCTTCAATTGTCTGTCGGACTCCTATGC cttcAAACATACAAACCACATCATCTCAGTGTATGTATGGAACATCTGGTCAGTTCCCTTCTCAGGAAAACTTGGAGTCCCATGGCCCACCAAGCAGAGATATGGTGTCATCTTTACCACCAATCAACACTGTCTTCATGGGAGCCGCTGCTGGAGGAACCTAA